Proteins from one Mycteria americana isolate JAX WOST 10 ecotype Jacksonville Zoo and Gardens chromosome 1, USCA_MyAme_1.0, whole genome shotgun sequence genomic window:
- the TMEM243 gene encoding transmembrane protein 243, protein MEGFAARGYGTGGPDNRPLFGETSARDRVINLVVGGLTSLLLLVTLISAFVFPQLPPKPVNIFFAFCISLCCISAGILIYWYRQGDLEPKFRNLIYYILFSIVMLCICANLYFHEVGK, encoded by the exons ATGGAGGGCTTCGCCGCCCGCGGCTACGGCACCGGCGGGCCGGACAACCGGCCGCTCTTCGGGGAGACCTCGGCCAGG GACAGAGTCATCAATCTAGTTGTTGGCGGCTTAACGTCCTTGCTGCTTCTA GTCACTCTAATCAGTGCTTTCGTCTTCCCGCAACTACCTCCAAAAcctgtgaatatattttttgctttctgcatctCCTTGTGTTGCATTTCTGCTGGCATACTT ATTTACTGGTATCGACAAGGAGACCTGGAACCTAAATTTAGGAACCTAatttactatattttattttctatcgTCATGTTATGTATATGTGCCAACCTGTACTTCCATGAAGTGGGTAAATGA